The following nucleotide sequence is from Alkalihalobacillus sp. LMS39.
ATCATAACAAAACCAAATCCAGCAACGAACAAACCAAATGACATGACAAATGGGATAAATGAACCATTTGGCATATGAATATCTGCTAATGGCTCAGCAGGTTTCATTTTGCCATCACCATGAACTTTTTCGTAGAACAACGGATCTAACGAACGAACTAATGGTGTTTGAGCAAAGTTATACTCTGGTACTGGATGTGCACAAGCCCATTCCAATGTACGTGCATCCCAAGGGTCTTGACCTGTTTGGTGATCTTTACGATAAGCAGAATAAATCACGTTAATCACTAAAACGATAATACCTGCTGACATAAAGAATGTTCCAACAGTACTAATCATATTCATTCCATCTAAGCCCTGATCTCCAAGGTACGTGTAGACACGACGTGGCATACCCATTAAACCTAAGAAATGCTGAATGAAGAAAGTTAAATGGAATCCAATATAAAATAGTGCAAAGAAAAGTTTACCTAATGTTTCATTTAATTTATGACCAAACATAAGCGGATACCAGTAGAATAATCCAGCAAATAAGGCCATAACGATACCACCAACAATAATGTAGTGGAAGTGAGCAACAACGAAATAAGTATCATGGTATAAATGGTCAACAGGAGCCATTGCAAGCATTACCCCAGTTACCCCACCAAGTACAAACGTTGGTACGAAAGACGAAGCAAATAACATGGCTGTATTAAATGTAATTTTTCCGCCCCACATTGTAAATAACCAGTTAAAGATTTTAATCCCTGTCGGAACTGCAATCATCATTGTAGCAACAGCGAAAATAGAGTTAGAAATAGGTCCTAAACCAACGGTAAACATGTGGTGAACCCAAACCATGAATCCTAAAAACGCAATAATGATCGTTGCAAATACCATGGCAGTATATCCAAATAGACGCTTTCTTGAGAACGCTGGAATAACTTCAGAAATAATACCAAAAGCAGGTAATACAAGGATGTATACTTCAGGGTGACCGAAAATCCAGAAAATATGCTGCCATAACACAGCGTTTCCACCCATATCTGGAATAAAGAATTGTCCATCAAATAAACGATCTAGCATTAGAAGCGCTAAACCAGCTGCTAATGGTGTAAAAGCAAATAAGATTAACATAGATGTAATAAAAGATGTCCAGACAAACAACGGTAATCTCATCATTGTCATTCCTGGAGCTCTCATATTGATAATCGTAACGAGGAAGTTAATCGCTGACAACAATGTCCCGATACCAGCAACCTGTAAACCTAGTACATAAAAATCAAGTCCACTCCCTGCGTAATCTCGACTCGATAACGGTACATATGCCGTCCAACCAGCATCTGGACCACCACCAAAGAACCAACTTAAATTAACAAGAAATGCCCCAAAAAAGAAAATCCAAAATCCTAATGAGTTAACAAATGGGAACGCAACGTCACGAGCTCCAATTTGCAAAGGAACAACAAAGTTCATAAATGCAAAAAGAAGAGGTGTTGCCACGAAAAATAACATGACGGTTCCATGCATTGTTAGTAGCTCATTAAACGTTTGCCCGCTTACAAAACTATTATCTGGATACATGAGCTGAATTCTCATAAAAACAGCCATGATACCAGCTTGAACGAAATAAAGTGTACCGGCGATTAAATATAAAATCGCGATTTTTTTATGGTCTACGGTTGTTAACCAATCCCATAATACACTTTTTGACTTTGTATTAGTAGCCAATGAGGTTACCTCCTTATTCTATTGATAACGAACGCAAGTATGCAATTAACGCTGTCATATCTTCTTCACTCATGTCAGGATAAGCTAACATGTTGTTTCCTTGCTTTAATGATTCAGGATCACGAATCCAAGCTTCTAAGTTTTCATCCGTGAAATCAAGATAACCAGCAATCGTTGTACGGTTTGCAAAGTTATTTAAAGCCGGACCACTCGCAGTACCCATACCATTAACAGCATGACAACCTAAACAGCCATTATTTTCGAATACTTCTCGTCCTTGTTGTGCTAATGCTTCTTGAGGTTCACTAGGCTCTTGCATCCCTGCTACCCATGCATCATATTCATCTCTTTCTAATGCGATAAGTTTGAAGTCCATTAAAGCATGTTCTGGTCCACATAACTCGGCACATTTACCTTTAAATATACCTGGCTCATCAGCTTGTAGCCAAAGGTGATTCGTAATTCCTGGGATTGTATCCACTTTTCCTCCAAGTGCTGGCACCCAAAAAGAGTGAATGACATCTTGTCCGTGCAATTCAAATACAACTTTCTCACCTACTGGAATATAAACATCTTGACCAGCGGTGAATCCTTCATCTTCGTAGTCGAACTGCCACCAGAACTGATGCCCTGTTACCTTAATCGTAACGGTATGGTCGCCTTCTGGTTCAGTATCAGCTAACATAAACGACCCTGTGATTGTTGGAACAGCTAAAATTGCTAATAAAATAATCGGAATTACTGTCCACGTAATTTCTAACGCAGTACTACCATGAACCTGTTTTGGATAAGCATCGTCACCAGGTTTTCTTCTAAATTTAAATAAAATAATAAAGAAGATCGAAAATACAACAACGGCTACGAAAATCATGATGACTAACGATAGAATCATGTAATCATATAACCACTGTGATTGTGGCCCTTTTGGATCGAGAGCCGTTAAATTTTCTTCACCA
It contains:
- the coxB gene encoding cytochrome c oxidase subunit II yields the protein MENWKSVLRFLPLTLLALLLAGCGEENLTALDPKGPQSQWLYDYMILSLVIMIFVAVVVFSIFFIILFKFRRKPGDDAYPKQVHGSTALEITWTVIPIILLAILAVPTITGSFMLADTEPEGDHTVTIKVTGHQFWWQFDYEDEGFTAGQDVYIPVGEKVVFELHGQDVIHSFWVPALGGKVDTIPGITNHLWLQADEPGIFKGKCAELCGPEHALMDFKLIALERDEYDAWVAGMQEPSEPQEALAQQGREVFENNGCLGCHAVNGMGTASGPALNNFANRTTIAGYLDFTDENLEAWIRDPESLKQGNNMLAYPDMSEEDMTALIAYLRSLSIE
- the ctaD gene encoding cytochrome c oxidase subunit I codes for the protein MATNTKSKSVLWDWLTTVDHKKIAILYLIAGTLYFVQAGIMAVFMRIQLMYPDNSFVSGQTFNELLTMHGTVMLFFVATPLLFAFMNFVVPLQIGARDVAFPFVNSLGFWIFFFGAFLVNLSWFFGGGPDAGWTAYVPLSSRDYAGSGLDFYVLGLQVAGIGTLLSAINFLVTIINMRAPGMTMMRLPLFVWTSFITSMLILFAFTPLAAGLALLMLDRLFDGQFFIPDMGGNAVLWQHIFWIFGHPEVYILVLPAFGIISEVIPAFSRKRLFGYTAMVFATIIIAFLGFMVWVHHMFTVGLGPISNSIFAVATMMIAVPTGIKIFNWLFTMWGGKITFNTAMLFASSFVPTFVLGGVTGVMLAMAPVDHLYHDTYFVVAHFHYIIVGGIVMALFAGLFYWYPLMFGHKLNETLGKLFFALFYIGFHLTFFIQHFLGLMGMPRRVYTYLGDQGLDGMNMISTVGTFFMSAGIIVLVINVIYSAYRKDHQTGQDPWDARTLEWACAHPVPEYNFAQTPLVRSLDPLFYEKVHGDGKMKPAEPLADIHMPNGSFIPFVMSFGLFVAGFGFVMMGFDNPVIEPLIVAVAGLVITFGAMFTRSVKEDHGYYIPVKDIKEER